The following proteins come from a genomic window of Gemmatimonadota bacterium:
- a CDS encoding FKBP-type peptidyl-prolyl cis-trans isomerase: MRIRLSGAALGLALAVAACQSGGDEGTPSLQTNDQKASYAIGLNWGRQLLQVSDKIDLASLRAGIRDGIGELDPAIADADIQGVMEQFGREVDEAEASKRETAATKNQEEGQAYLAENGQKEGVLITASGLQYEVLRAGSGPKPGPENQVRVHYRGTLLDGKEFDSSYARGEPAVFAVGQVIPGFAEGLQLMETGSQYRFVLPGDIAYGPGGAGADIGPNATLIFEVELLEILP, translated from the coding sequence ATGCGGATTCGACTTTCGGGTGCTGCCCTTGGGCTGGCCCTAGCCGTGGCGGCGTGCCAGAGCGGCGGTGACGAAGGGACGCCTTCCCTCCAGACCAACGACCAGAAGGCCAGCTACGCCATCGGCCTCAACTGGGGCCGGCAGCTCCTTCAGGTCTCGGACAAGATCGACCTGGCGTCCCTCCGAGCCGGGATCCGGGACGGCATCGGCGAGTTGGATCCGGCGATCGCAGATGCCGACATCCAGGGCGTGATGGAGCAGTTCGGTCGCGAGGTGGATGAGGCCGAAGCCAGCAAGCGCGAAACGGCTGCGACGAAGAACCAGGAAGAGGGGCAAGCGTACCTCGCCGAGAACGGACAGAAGGAGGGCGTGCTCATCACGGCCAGCGGCCTCCAATACGAGGTCCTCCGCGCGGGCAGCGGCCCCAAGCCGGGGCCCGAGAATCAGGTTCGCGTCCACTACCGCGGTACGCTGCTCGACGGCAAGGAGTTCGACAGCTCGTACGCACGGGGCGAGCCGGCGGTGTTCGCGGTCGGCCAGGTGATCCCGGGCTTCGCCGAGGGGCTGCAGTTGATGGAGACCGGCAGTCAGTATCGCTTCGTGCTGCCGGGTGACATCGCCTACGGTCCGGGTGGCGCCGGCGCCGACATCGGGCCCAACGCCACGCTGATCTTCGAGGTGGAGTTGCTCGAGATCCTTCCGTAG
- a CDS encoding PadR family transcriptional regulator, which produces MTAQRTRTGLTPLTYQILLALSAGERHGYAILKEMEDRGGAEAVPSTGALYMAISRLEDEGLVEAARAPAEEADSRRRYYRITRNGRAVAAAESQRLADLLADARARHLLPGAVTEGAEP; this is translated from the coding sequence ATGACAGCCCAACGCACCCGCACAGGACTAACCCCCCTGACCTATCAGATCCTGCTGGCCCTCTCCGCTGGGGAGCGCCACGGATACGCCATCTTGAAGGAGATGGAGGATCGAGGCGGCGCGGAGGCAGTTCCAAGCACCGGCGCGCTCTACATGGCCATCTCCCGGCTCGAAGACGAGGGCCTGGTGGAGGCCGCTCGCGCACCGGCCGAGGAGGCCGATTCGCGGCGTCGCTACTACCGCATCACCCGCAACGGGCGTGCGGTGGCCGCCGCCGAATCCCAGCGCCTCGCAGACCTGCTCGCGGACGCCCGCGCGCGGCACCTGCTTCCCGGTGCGGTCACGGAGGGTGCCGAGCCGTGA
- a CDS encoding HD domain-containing protein produces the protein MTFEEPGSMPHAEEAGSTEEARTVEARFERRVTMTVPDRHNAKLRRVIEWANQDDDLYALWTASNVTAMERLGMTDHGPVHVKIVMNIAVRLLRLLMDHGVEPSVVGTYRLDRDDAEVVVALASLFHDLGMSVHRADHESFSLFIAQDKLREVLPLLYPAPVATLMRSEVLHAIIAHRSGGSPLTLEAGVVRLADALDMAKGRSRVPFEAGSVSIHSISAAAVDRVSIEPGTDKPVCIRIDLLNSAGVFQLDKLLRDKLSGSGLESYVEVVAGIEGDTETRLLGEFRI, from the coding sequence GTGACGTTCGAAGAACCGGGGTCCATGCCCCACGCCGAGGAGGCCGGCTCCACCGAGGAGGCGCGGACGGTCGAGGCCCGCTTCGAGCGGCGGGTGACGATGACCGTGCCCGATCGCCACAACGCGAAGCTGCGTCGCGTGATCGAGTGGGCCAACCAGGACGACGACCTCTACGCGCTGTGGACGGCCTCGAACGTGACCGCCATGGAGCGCCTGGGCATGACGGACCACGGCCCCGTGCACGTGAAGATCGTGATGAACATCGCGGTGCGCCTTCTGCGCCTGCTGATGGACCACGGCGTGGAGCCGTCCGTGGTGGGTACGTACCGCCTCGATCGGGACGATGCGGAGGTCGTCGTGGCCCTGGCGTCGCTGTTCCACGACCTGGGCATGTCGGTGCACCGGGCCGACCACGAGAGCTTCTCCCTCTTCATCGCGCAGGACAAGCTGCGTGAGGTGCTGCCGCTCCTCTATCCGGCGCCGGTGGCGACGCTCATGCGCTCCGAGGTGCTGCACGCGATCATCGCGCATCGCTCGGGCGGTTCGCCGCTGACGCTGGAGGCGGGCGTCGTGCGCCTGGCCGACGCGCTGGACATGGCCAAGGGTAGGTCGCGCGTCCCCTTCGAGGCGGGCTCGGTCAGCATCCATTCCATCTCGGCCGCCGCGGTGGACCGTGTCTCGATCGAGCCCGGCACCGACAAGCCGGTGTGTATCCGCATCGACCTTCTCAACTCGGCGGGCGTCTTCCAGCTCGACAAGCTGCTCCGCGACAAGCTGAGCGGTAGCGGCCTCGAGTCCTATGTCGAGGTGGTGGCCGGGATCGAGGGGGATACCGAGACGCGGCTGCTGGGCGAGTTCCGGATCTGA
- a CDS encoding c-type cytochrome, with protein MQAGHPFARALTGSAVLWLLGPGFVTGQTPTDLAAASGEAIYQASCANCHGPLGTGLDRSLLGFEEELPDFTDCRFASREPDADWVAIAHEGGPVRGFSQMMPAFKGALDPEQLGRVVTYIRTLCGDDEWPRGELNLPRALVTEKAFPEDEWVIEADGALEGDGDISSAFVYEKRFGARSMVEVVIPYGWRQMPVEGSAELDWVGGLGDVVLGVKHAAYHSFEAGRIFSLGAEVALPTGEETKGLGADGAKGEAYASFGQAFGDAFLQAQVGAEVPFYDGGETEGFGRLALGRTWTSGPWGRAWTPMVEVAAVRELEGGVSTDLDVIPQIQASLNTRQHVLANVGLRVPATNTSGRSMQLLVYLLLDWFDGGFFEGW; from the coding sequence ATGCAGGCAGGCCACCCCTTCGCTCGTGCCCTCACGGGCTCCGCGGTCCTTTGGCTCCTCGGACCCGGCTTCGTCACCGGGCAGACCCCCACGGATCTGGCCGCCGCCTCCGGGGAAGCCATCTACCAGGCGTCGTGCGCGAATTGCCACGGCCCCCTGGGCACGGGTCTGGACCGCTCGCTCCTTGGGTTCGAAGAGGAGCTTCCCGACTTCACCGACTGCCGCTTCGCGTCGCGCGAGCCCGATGCCGACTGGGTCGCCATCGCGCATGAAGGAGGGCCGGTGCGCGGCTTCAGCCAGATGATGCCGGCCTTCAAGGGCGCCCTCGACCCCGAGCAACTCGGCCGCGTGGTCACCTACATCCGCACGCTGTGTGGCGACGACGAGTGGCCTCGCGGTGAGCTGAACCTCCCGAGGGCCCTCGTGACCGAGAAGGCCTTTCCCGAGGACGAATGGGTCATCGAGGCGGACGGCGCGCTCGAGGGGGACGGCGACATCTCCAGCGCGTTCGTCTATGAGAAGCGCTTCGGTGCGCGCAGCATGGTCGAGGTGGTGATCCCCTACGGATGGCGGCAGATGCCGGTGGAGGGAAGCGCTGAGCTCGACTGGGTTGGTGGGTTGGGCGACGTGGTGCTGGGCGTCAAGCACGCTGCTTATCACAGCTTCGAAGCAGGGCGCATCTTCTCGCTGGGTGCCGAGGTGGCGCTCCCCACTGGTGAGGAGACCAAAGGGCTCGGCGCGGACGGCGCCAAGGGGGAAGCGTACGCGTCGTTCGGACAGGCCTTCGGAGATGCGTTCCTCCAGGCGCAGGTCGGTGCGGAAGTGCCGTTCTACGACGGGGGCGAGACCGAGGGCTTCGGTCGGCTGGCGCTGGGGCGGACCTGGACGTCGGGACCTTGGGGTCGCGCTTGGACCCCGATGGTGGAGGTGGCTGCGGTCCGTGAGCTGGAAGGCGGCGTCTCCACCGATCTGGACGTGATCCCACAGATCCAAGCCTCCTTGAACACGCGTCAGCATGTGCTGGCCAACGTGGGGCTGCGCGTGCCGGCCACCAACACCAGCGGCCGTTCGATGCAGCTGTTGGTCTACCTGCTGCTCGACTGGTTCGACGGCGGCTTCTTCGAAGGATGGTGA
- a CDS encoding fasciclin domain-containing protein: protein MAQHRPFFTLLALAALGLVTLSCARAEAPAAQAETFDAASNRGQAYVVDKSSKPNILQIAVGSPDHTTLVAAVQAAQLENVLVNAGPLTVFAPNNAAFAGLPAGVLDDLLKPENKQTLANIVTSHAAPGKFMPEQLARETQLYMATGHYVSVEQKDGATYVNGARILGTVEATNGVVHVVDKVFLIAAPAAN from the coding sequence ATGGCGCAGCACCGCCCCTTCTTCACCCTCTTGGCACTGGCCGCCCTTGGCCTGGTCACGCTGTCCTGCGCGCGAGCGGAGGCCCCGGCCGCGCAGGCCGAGACCTTCGACGCAGCCTCCAACCGAGGCCAGGCGTACGTGGTGGACAAGTCGTCCAAACCCAACATCCTGCAGATCGCAGTGGGCTCGCCGGACCACACCACCCTCGTCGCCGCAGTCCAGGCTGCCCAGCTCGAGAACGTCCTGGTCAACGCCGGGCCACTCACGGTGTTCGCACCCAACAATGCCGCCTTTGCGGGATTGCCGGCCGGTGTCCTCGATGACCTGCTCAAGCCCGAGAACAAGCAGACCTTGGCCAACATCGTGACCTCGCACGCGGCGCCAGGGAAGTTCATGCCCGAGCAACTGGCTCGGGAAACGCAACTCTACATGGCGACGGGGCACTACGTGAGCGTGGAGCAGAAGGACGGTGCCACCTACGTGAACGGGGCCCGTATTCTCGGCACCGTGGAGGCCACCAACGGCGTCGTGCACGTGGTGGACAAGGTCTTCCTGATCGCGGCTCCCGCGGCGAACTAG
- a CDS encoding ABC transporter permease, giving the protein MSRARPSLAALSTSVFTAILRRLPTGFADRYAAELLDVHHRRMDEASARGRARLVRLAVREIGGVTLLLLRLHARRASRFLTSAWRLSTMFATLSTDTRQAIRSLRRNPLFAATVVTVVALGVGAVTAIFSAVNAYFFRPLPFQDEARVVALYETNPEFNWDDAQSAPANAMDWREQVAAFEDLAMYSDFINRVTYIEDGEPRLLNASAVTGNFFSVLGVEPLLGRQLTWEDTWEGAEEVVALSHRLWSTVFGADETLVGGTIELSGRTFRLAAVMPEGFRFPSDDTELWGTMGWSPENRQEVWFRRAHFVRPLARVAAGVTVAEAAAELQVVVERLQRDFPETNRVMGAGLMPARDFFIREVRVPLLILSAAVLLLLALASVNVANLMFVRAGERARDVAVRVALGAGRGRVVRQALTESGLLALAGGAVGLVLGWAGIRGLARVNPLGISGATELALDHRVVLLTLIAACLAGLLFGLAPALRSASTMVGETLKDGGRGTSVGRRGLRAANVMVGTEVALALLLVLGAGLVLRSFLLLRSVDPGFQVDGVLGVQITVPGARYPERDDVLAFWDRLEASLEGRPGIERAGVVGRLPLDGTSWSSQAKGEGWPEERVALEVLHRRADRGYFEALQIPLIRGRLFEPSDGPDSPPVVVINEQFAREHFPGEDPIGQRMAYDRVPDENSIWYEIVGIVGDQNQVSPGQPARAEAFEHRDQDWARTVEVVLRTSGEPLDALPTVRSVLSELDPLIPLGSARPLRQVWRHSIAQEERLLTLLGIFGVVALLLATVGVYGVTAQAARLRTHEIGVRMALGATSSDILRLILRQGLVVVAVGVGLGLAAAVLTTRGLRSQLYGVTPTDPATLIAVVTLLGSAALLASYLPARRSTRVDPRESLQAE; this is encoded by the coding sequence GTGAGCAGGGCGCGCCCCTCCCTCGCGGCCCTCTCCACCTCGGTCTTCACCGCCATCCTCCGACGCCTTCCCACCGGCTTCGCCGATCGCTATGCGGCCGAGTTGCTGGACGTCCACCACCGACGGATGGACGAGGCCAGCGCGAGGGGCCGCGCCCGGCTGGTGCGGCTGGCGGTCCGGGAAATCGGCGGCGTCACGCTGCTCCTGCTGCGGCTGCACGCGCGCCGTGCCTCCCGCTTCCTCACCTCGGCCTGGAGACTGTCCACCATGTTCGCCACGCTGTCCACCGACACACGACAGGCGATCCGCTCGCTGCGCCGCAACCCCCTCTTCGCAGCGACCGTCGTCACGGTAGTAGCGCTGGGCGTCGGCGCGGTGACGGCGATCTTCTCCGCGGTCAACGCGTACTTCTTCCGGCCGCTGCCGTTTCAGGACGAGGCCCGCGTGGTGGCGCTTTATGAGACCAATCCCGAATTCAACTGGGACGACGCGCAGTCGGCACCCGCCAACGCGATGGACTGGCGAGAGCAAGTCGCGGCCTTCGAAGACCTGGCGATGTACTCCGACTTCATCAACCGGGTCACCTACATCGAGGACGGCGAACCGCGCCTCCTCAATGCCTCGGCCGTCACCGGCAACTTCTTCTCCGTGCTGGGCGTCGAGCCTCTGCTCGGTCGGCAGCTGACCTGGGAGGACACCTGGGAAGGAGCCGAGGAGGTGGTGGCGCTGAGCCATCGCCTCTGGTCCACCGTGTTCGGCGCCGACGAGACGCTGGTGGGTGGGACCATCGAATTGTCCGGCCGTACGTTCCGCCTGGCAGCGGTGATGCCGGAGGGCTTCCGCTTCCCGTCCGACGACACGGAGCTGTGGGGCACGATGGGGTGGTCCCCCGAGAACCGGCAGGAGGTCTGGTTCCGGCGCGCCCACTTCGTGCGGCCCCTCGCCCGTGTGGCAGCGGGCGTCACGGTAGCCGAGGCCGCCGCAGAGCTGCAGGTGGTGGTAGAGCGGCTCCAGCGCGACTTCCCCGAGACGAATCGCGTCATGGGCGCCGGACTGATGCCCGCACGGGACTTCTTCATCCGCGAAGTGCGGGTCCCGCTGCTCATCCTGAGCGCGGCGGTGCTGCTTCTGCTCGCACTCGCTTCCGTCAACGTGGCCAATCTGATGTTCGTGCGGGCCGGGGAGCGCGCGCGTGACGTCGCGGTGCGGGTGGCACTGGGAGCCGGCCGGGGGCGGGTGGTACGCCAGGCCCTCACCGAGAGCGGTCTCCTGGCGCTCGCGGGCGGCGCCGTGGGATTGGTGCTGGGCTGGGCGGGCATCCGCGGGTTGGCCCGCGTCAATCCGCTGGGCATCAGCGGCGCCACCGAGCTGGCGCTCGACCACCGTGTGGTCCTGCTGACACTCATCGCAGCGTGTCTGGCGGGGCTGCTCTTCGGGCTGGCTCCTGCGCTGCGCAGTGCGAGCACCATGGTGGGCGAGACGCTGAAGGACGGAGGGCGCGGCACCTCGGTGGGCCGCCGCGGGCTGCGTGCGGCCAATGTGATGGTGGGCACCGAGGTGGCCCTGGCCCTCCTGCTGGTCCTGGGCGCTGGCCTGGTGCTGCGCAGCTTCCTGTTGTTGCGCTCCGTCGACCCGGGTTTCCAGGTGGACGGCGTGCTCGGCGTGCAGATCACAGTGCCCGGTGCACGCTATCCTGAACGGGACGACGTACTCGCATTCTGGGATCGTCTGGAAGCATCGCTGGAAGGCCGACCGGGCATCGAGCGCGCTGGCGTAGTGGGCAGGCTTCCCCTCGATGGCACAAGCTGGTCCAGCCAGGCCAAAGGCGAAGGGTGGCCCGAGGAGCGCGTGGCGCTCGAGGTCCTGCATCGGCGAGCCGACCGAGGCTACTTCGAAGCCCTGCAGATCCCGCTGATCCGGGGGAGGCTCTTCGAGCCGTCCGACGGCCCTGACTCGCCCCCCGTGGTGGTCATCAACGAGCAGTTCGCTCGGGAGCACTTCCCTGGAGAGGACCCGATCGGCCAGCGTATGGCGTATGACCGCGTGCCCGATGAGAACTCCATCTGGTACGAGATCGTGGGCATCGTGGGCGATCAGAATCAGGTCAGCCCTGGACAGCCCGCACGCGCGGAGGCCTTCGAACACCGCGACCAGGACTGGGCCCGTACGGTGGAAGTGGTGCTCCGCACGTCCGGTGAGCCCTTGGACGCGCTTCCCACCGTTCGCTCGGTGCTGTCGGAATTGGATCCTTTGATTCCCTTGGGCAGCGCACGCCCGCTACGTCAGGTCTGGCGACACTCCATCGCGCAGGAAGAGCGCCTGCTCACACTGCTCGGGATCTTCGGAGTGGTGGCGCTGTTGCTCGCTACGGTAGGCGTCTACGGCGTCACGGCGCAGGCAGCTCGCCTGCGCACCCACGAGATCGGCGTCCGCATGGCGTTGGGCGCCACGTCCTCCGATATCCTGAGACTCATCCTGAGGCAGGGATTGGTCGTGGTGGCGGTCGGCGTCGGGTTGGGGCTGGCCGCCGCGGTTCTGACCACGCGTGGCCTCAGGTCTCAACTCTACGGCGTCACGCCCACCGATCCGGCGACCTTGATCGCCGTGGTGACCCTGCTCGGGAGCGCGGCGCTGCTGGCCAGCTATCTGCCGGCCCGCCGCTCCACCCGCGTCGACCCGCGGGAATCCCTGCAAGCGGAGTGA